In Pyrus communis chromosome 8, drPyrComm1.1, whole genome shotgun sequence, one genomic interval encodes:
- the LOC137743377 gene encoding small polypeptide DEVIL 14-like: MDMEAKAIPTRTSRSSSSKVRPWGRCSKQIREQRARLYIIWRCSVMLLCWHE, from the coding sequence ATGGACATGGAAGCCAAAGCGATTCCAACAAGGACGTCGAGGAGTTCTAGTTCGAAGGTTCGGCCATGGGGACGGTGTTCGAAGCAGATACGAGAGCAGCGGGCGCGGCTTTACATCATATGGAGATGTAGTGTGATGCTGTTATGCTGGCATGAGTAA
- the LOC137742421 gene encoding uncharacterized protein isoform X2, translated as MGFNAVFGCLKEVFPQVDFRILRAIAIEHPFDADAAVLDVLSEFPNLATQSFLAVSPVQVQSPGTPPLRAAQQKGKGKLLMHQQVIKESGVPEPGPAAGDDHTSGVSHGNPTLVKQVDSLQNGPVPSDADTSTRSEAVISDVKGMNFDVQVGLQQSASGMTSPSMPEKDSANGTLVDVLPKWKSFYFPVNCDSNSVLHETPNAPQCDIPPEFSSGPLFADDNLQATGPSDHTSEKDCSPREMVDNDNEETATNSVCNIDVLEEIIEDAKHNKDPMTSGAYHDNPTLVKQVDSLQNGPVPSDADTSTGSEAVISDVKGMNFDVQVGLQQSASGMTSLSMPEKDAVNGTLGDVLPKWKSFYFPVNCDSNLVLHETRDKVESFAVDSSFPEHVPNAPQCDIPPEFRSGPLLADDNLQATGPSDHTSEKDCTSREMVDNDIEETATNSVCNIDVLEEIIEDAKHNKKTLFSAMESVISMMREVEVQEKAVDIVQEEASRGGLDIMVKVEDLKQMLAHAKDANDMHAGEVFGEKAILATEARELQSRLLNLSDDRDKSLAILNEMCGTLEERLDAAAEARRLAEQDKLEKEECAWKALAEQEAEVEKVVQESKILQQQAEENSKLREFLMDRGRIVDMLQGEISVICQDVRFLKEKFDERVPLSESVSSSQTSCILASSGSSMKSVAFDLVPERLELPKSPEKASPAPSVNGLSPKSILEQERTKADQKELIDDGWDVVFDKELDV; from the exons ATGGGTTTCAATGCGGTTTTTGGCTGCTTAAAGGAAGTTTTTCCACAG GTTGATTTTCGTATTCTGAGGGCTATTGCTATTGAACATCCCTTCGATGCCGATGCAGCTGTCCTTGATGTTCTTAGTGAGTTCCCTAACTTGGCTACACAGTCGTTTTTGGCTGTCAGTCCTGTGCAGGTTCAGAGTCCTGGGACTCCACCGCTCCGAGCAG CTCAACAGAAGGGGAAGGGTAAACTATTGATGCACCAGCAGGTAATTAAGGAATCAGGGGTTCCAGAACCTGGACCGGCAGCTGGTGATGATCATACAAGTGGTGTCTCTCATGGCAACCCCACGCTGGTGAAGCAAGTGGACTCATTGCAGAATGGTCCTGTTCCATCAGATGCTGATACAAGTACCAGAAGTGAAGCAGTGATTTCTGATGTAAAGGGTATGAATTTTGATGTCCAAGTTGGGCTGCAGCAGTCTGCATCTGGCATGACGAGTCCTTCAATGCCTGAAAAAGATTCAGCAAACGGCACCTTGGTTGATGTGCTTCCTAAGTGGAAAAGTTTTTATTTCCCTGTGAATTGTGATTCCAATTCGGTGCTCCATGAAACAC CCAATGCTCCACAGTGTGACATTCCTCCAGAGTTTAGTTCAGGCCCTCTTTTTGCTGATGACAACTTACAGGCAACTGGTCCTTCGGATCATACTTCCGAGAAAGACTGTTCTCCAAGGGAAATGGTTGATAATGATAATGAGGAGACCGCCACAAACAGTGTATGCAATATTGATGTTCTGGAAGAGATCATTGAAGATGCTAAACATAACAAG GATCCAATGACAAGTGGTGCCTATCATGACAACCCCACGCTGGTGAAGCAAGTGGACTCATTGCAGAATGGTCCTGTGCCATCAGATGCTGATACAAGTACTGGAAGTGAAGCAGTGATTTCCGATGTCAAGGGTATGAATTTTGATGTCCAAGTTGGGCTGCAGCAGTCTGCATCTGGCATGACTAGTCTTTCAATGCCTGAAAAAGATGCAGTAAATGGCACCTTGGGTGATGTGCTTCCTAAGTGGAAAAGTTTTTATTTCCCTGTGAACTGTGATTCCAATTTGGTTCTTCATGAAACACGTGATAAAGTAGAATCATTTGCAGTTGATTCTTCCTTCCCAGAACATGTACCCAATGCTCCACAGTGTGACATTCCTCCAGAGTTTCGTTCAGGCCCTCTTCTTGCTGATGACAACTTACAGGCAACTGGTCCTTCGGATCATACTTCCGAGAAAGACTGTACTTCAAGGGAAATGGTTGATAATGACATTGAGGAGACTGCCACTAACAGCGTATGCAATATTGATGTTCTGGAAGAGATCATTGAAGATGCTAAACATAACAAG AAAACCCTGTTTTCAGCCATGGAATCGGTCATCAGCATGATGAGAGAAGTGGAGGTCCAGGAGAAAGCAGTGGATATTGTTCAAGAGGAAGCTTCTAGGGGAGGTTTGGATATCATGGTCAAGGTGGAGGACCTTAAACAGATGTTGGCACATGCAAAAGACGCAAATGACATG CATGCTGGAGAAGTCTTTGGGGAGAAAGCAATTTTAGCAACTGAAGCGAGGGAGCTTCAGTCTCGATTGCTCAATTTATCAGATGATAGAGATAAATCACTTGCGATTCTTAATGAG ATGTGTGGAACCCTTGAGGAACGGCTAGATGCGGCAGCGGAGGCAAGGAGACTGGCCGAGCAGGACAAGCTAGAAAAGGAAGAATGTGCCTGGAAAGCTCTTGCTGAACAAGAAGCGGAGGTGGAGAAAGTTGTTCAGGAGTCCAAAATATTGCAACAACAGGCGGAGGAAAATTCGAAG TTACGGGAGTTTCTGATGGATCGTGGCCGCATTGTTGATATGCTACA AGGAGAAATTTCTGTTATTTGTCAGGATGTCAGGTTTCTGAAAGAGAAGTTTGATGAGCGGGTTCCGCTAAGCGAGTCAGTATCCTCGAGCCAGACGAGCTGTATCCTAGCTTCTTCAGGCTCATCCATGAAAAGCGTGGCATTCGATTTAGTTCCAGAACGACTTGAGTTACCAAAGTCGCCAGAGAAGGCAAGCCCCGCTCCTTCAGTTAACGGCCTATCACCAAAAAGCATACTCGAACAGGAAAGAACCAAGGCCGATCAAAAGGAACTTATCGACGATGGATGGGATGTTGTCTTCGACAAAGAATTGGACGTCTAA
- the LOC137742421 gene encoding uncharacterized protein isoform X1: MGFNAVFGCLKEVFPQVDFRILRAIAIEHPFDADAAVLDVLSEFPNLATQSFLAVSPVQVQSPGTPPLRAAQQKGKGKLLMHQQVIKESGVPEPGPAAGDDHTSGVSHGNPTLVKQVDSLQNGPVPSDADTSTRSEAVISDVKGMNFDVQVGLQQSASGMTSPSMPEKDSANGTLVDVLPKWKSFYFPVNCDSNSVLHETHDKVESFAVDSSFREHAPNAPQCDIPPEFSSGPLFADDNLQATGPSDHTSEKDCSPREMVDNDNEETATNSVCNIDVLEEIIEDAKHNKDPMTSGAYHDNPTLVKQVDSLQNGPVPSDADTSTGSEAVISDVKGMNFDVQVGLQQSASGMTSLSMPEKDAVNGTLGDVLPKWKSFYFPVNCDSNLVLHETRDKVESFAVDSSFPEHVPNAPQCDIPPEFRSGPLLADDNLQATGPSDHTSEKDCTSREMVDNDIEETATNSVCNIDVLEEIIEDAKHNKKTLFSAMESVISMMREVEVQEKAVDIVQEEASRGGLDIMVKVEDLKQMLAHAKDANDMHAGEVFGEKAILATEARELQSRLLNLSDDRDKSLAILNEMCGTLEERLDAAAEARRLAEQDKLEKEECAWKALAEQEAEVEKVVQESKILQQQAEENSKLREFLMDRGRIVDMLQGEISVICQDVRFLKEKFDERVPLSESVSSSQTSCILASSGSSMKSVAFDLVPERLELPKSPEKASPAPSVNGLSPKSILEQERTKADQKELIDDGWDVVFDKELDV, encoded by the exons ATGGGTTTCAATGCGGTTTTTGGCTGCTTAAAGGAAGTTTTTCCACAG GTTGATTTTCGTATTCTGAGGGCTATTGCTATTGAACATCCCTTCGATGCCGATGCAGCTGTCCTTGATGTTCTTAGTGAGTTCCCTAACTTGGCTACACAGTCGTTTTTGGCTGTCAGTCCTGTGCAGGTTCAGAGTCCTGGGACTCCACCGCTCCGAGCAG CTCAACAGAAGGGGAAGGGTAAACTATTGATGCACCAGCAGGTAATTAAGGAATCAGGGGTTCCAGAACCTGGACCGGCAGCTGGTGATGATCATACAAGTGGTGTCTCTCATGGCAACCCCACGCTGGTGAAGCAAGTGGACTCATTGCAGAATGGTCCTGTTCCATCAGATGCTGATACAAGTACCAGAAGTGAAGCAGTGATTTCTGATGTAAAGGGTATGAATTTTGATGTCCAAGTTGGGCTGCAGCAGTCTGCATCTGGCATGACGAGTCCTTCAATGCCTGAAAAAGATTCAGCAAACGGCACCTTGGTTGATGTGCTTCCTAAGTGGAAAAGTTTTTATTTCCCTGTGAATTGTGATTCCAATTCGGTGCTCCATGAAACACATGATAAAGTAGAATCATTTGCAGTTGATTCTTCTTTCAGAGAACATGCACCCAATGCTCCACAGTGTGACATTCCTCCAGAGTTTAGTTCAGGCCCTCTTTTTGCTGATGACAACTTACAGGCAACTGGTCCTTCGGATCATACTTCCGAGAAAGACTGTTCTCCAAGGGAAATGGTTGATAATGATAATGAGGAGACCGCCACAAACAGTGTATGCAATATTGATGTTCTGGAAGAGATCATTGAAGATGCTAAACATAACAAG GATCCAATGACAAGTGGTGCCTATCATGACAACCCCACGCTGGTGAAGCAAGTGGACTCATTGCAGAATGGTCCTGTGCCATCAGATGCTGATACAAGTACTGGAAGTGAAGCAGTGATTTCCGATGTCAAGGGTATGAATTTTGATGTCCAAGTTGGGCTGCAGCAGTCTGCATCTGGCATGACTAGTCTTTCAATGCCTGAAAAAGATGCAGTAAATGGCACCTTGGGTGATGTGCTTCCTAAGTGGAAAAGTTTTTATTTCCCTGTGAACTGTGATTCCAATTTGGTTCTTCATGAAACACGTGATAAAGTAGAATCATTTGCAGTTGATTCTTCCTTCCCAGAACATGTACCCAATGCTCCACAGTGTGACATTCCTCCAGAGTTTCGTTCAGGCCCTCTTCTTGCTGATGACAACTTACAGGCAACTGGTCCTTCGGATCATACTTCCGAGAAAGACTGTACTTCAAGGGAAATGGTTGATAATGACATTGAGGAGACTGCCACTAACAGCGTATGCAATATTGATGTTCTGGAAGAGATCATTGAAGATGCTAAACATAACAAG AAAACCCTGTTTTCAGCCATGGAATCGGTCATCAGCATGATGAGAGAAGTGGAGGTCCAGGAGAAAGCAGTGGATATTGTTCAAGAGGAAGCTTCTAGGGGAGGTTTGGATATCATGGTCAAGGTGGAGGACCTTAAACAGATGTTGGCACATGCAAAAGACGCAAATGACATG CATGCTGGAGAAGTCTTTGGGGAGAAAGCAATTTTAGCAACTGAAGCGAGGGAGCTTCAGTCTCGATTGCTCAATTTATCAGATGATAGAGATAAATCACTTGCGATTCTTAATGAG ATGTGTGGAACCCTTGAGGAACGGCTAGATGCGGCAGCGGAGGCAAGGAGACTGGCCGAGCAGGACAAGCTAGAAAAGGAAGAATGTGCCTGGAAAGCTCTTGCTGAACAAGAAGCGGAGGTGGAGAAAGTTGTTCAGGAGTCCAAAATATTGCAACAACAGGCGGAGGAAAATTCGAAG TTACGGGAGTTTCTGATGGATCGTGGCCGCATTGTTGATATGCTACA AGGAGAAATTTCTGTTATTTGTCAGGATGTCAGGTTTCTGAAAGAGAAGTTTGATGAGCGGGTTCCGCTAAGCGAGTCAGTATCCTCGAGCCAGACGAGCTGTATCCTAGCTTCTTCAGGCTCATCCATGAAAAGCGTGGCATTCGATTTAGTTCCAGAACGACTTGAGTTACCAAAGTCGCCAGAGAAGGCAAGCCCCGCTCCTTCAGTTAACGGCCTATCACCAAAAAGCATACTCGAACAGGAAAGAACCAAGGCCGATCAAAAGGAACTTATCGACGATGGATGGGATGTTGTCTTCGACAAAGAATTGGACGTCTAA